Proteins encoded together in one Erinaceus europaeus chromosome 11, mEriEur2.1, whole genome shotgun sequence window:
- the KPRP gene encoding keratinocyte proline-rich protein, with product MCDQQQMPCCLPLPQCCVKGSYICTPAPYTTGGQVLVQAPCEVQVVECPAPCTVQASQVQTQAVNQAKTTPGKGQVVSQSKGSQITSQAQVSSAQSLAPCQPEVSYIQCEASGPMQTCYVGCSPVCYTETCYVECPVQTYVPRPAPQPVQRYVACPAVCQPQERFSTQGHYQGSHGSCAPQLQSRASYSSCTRQFQSGPSYSSCAPQFQSGPSYSSCAPQFQSGPSYNSCAPRFQSWASYNSCGRQFQSGPSYSSCAPQRQSRASFGTCAPQFYPSQRRSQSTGRCLPSRQLQPAYRSCSPPRRPAPNYSSSCRPSGCSSGSYNYCTPPRRSEPIYNSSCCSHPQASSSQRCGPKCRIEISHPCCPKQVPPRRCPAQIPPIRRCPESCAPRPSWGASCPQLSPCAERGPLPSFRPHRGGRDHCPEPSLRPCPLPVPRLCSRPQRCPSPEPRPCPLPRQQSEPCLSSKPHPSPRPCPVRCDPPQPLPRSRSCERGVPCTLGEPIPLPAPCPSPEPCGGPGRCPSPCSCPAPRPCSGDLGCRESSPCHLDTEAPGCASYDQWHDSGSSCGPCEVFPEPRGSGACGEQGGAGVGTKGGSYSGIKEAYF from the coding sequence ATGTGTGACCAGCAGCAGATGCCGTGTTGCCTGCCACTCCCGCAGTGCTGTGTGAAGGGATCCTACATCTGTACCCCCGCCCCATACACCACAGGTGGCCAGGTACTGGTGCAGGCACCCTGTGAGGTGCAAGTGGTGGAGTGTCCTGCACCATGCACAGTTCAAGCTTCCCAGGTTCAGACCCAGGCTGTGAACCAGGCAAAGACCACCCCagggaagggccaggtggtaagtCAATCCAAGGGCTCACAGATCACAAGCCAGGCACAGGTGTCCAGTGCCCAGAGCCTGGCTCCATGTCAACCTGAGGTGTCCTACATCCAGTGTGAGGCCTCCGGGCCAATGCAGACCTGCTACGTGGGCTGCTCCCCAGTGTGCTACACTGAGACTTGTTATGTGGAGTGTCCTGTTCAGACCTATGTCCCCCGTCCCGCGCCACAGCCAGTCCAGAGATATGTCGCCTGCCCGGCCGTGTGCCAGCCTCAGGAGAGATTCTCCACCCAAGGTCACTATCAGGGTTCCCACGGAAGCTGCGCGCCCCAGCTCCAGTCCAGAGCTTCCTATAGCAGCTGTACACGCCAGTTCCAGAGTGGGCCTTCCTACAGCAGCTGTGCACCCCAGTTCCAGAGTGGGCCTTCCTACAGTAGCTGTGCACCCCAGTTCCAGAGTGGGCCTTCCTACAACAGTTGTGCACCCCGGTTTCAGTCCTGGGCTTCCTACAACAGCTGTGGACGCCAGTTCCAGAGTGGGCCTTCCTACAGCAGCTGTGCCCCCCAGCGGCAGTCCCGGGCTTCCTTTGGCACTTGTGCACCCCAGTTCTATCCGTCTCAGCGCAGGTCCCAGAGCACAGGCAGGTGCCTTCCTTCTCGCCAGCTGCAGCCTGCCTACCGCAGCTGCAGCCCACCGCGCAGGCCTGCGCCCAACTACAGCAGCAGCTGCAGACCCTCAGGATGTTCTTCAGGCTCCTACAACTACTGCACCCCACCGCGCCGCTCAGAGCCCATTTATAACAGCAGCTGCTGCAGCCACCCGCAGGCAAGCAGCTCCCAGAGGTGCGGCCCCAAGTGCCGCATAGAGATTTCCCACCCTTGCTGTCCCAAGCAGGTGCCCCCCCGCAGGTGCCCTGCTCAGATTCCTCCCATCAGACGCTGCCCAGAGAGCTGTGCCCCAAGACCATCCTGGGGGGCCTCCTGCCCCCAGCTGAGCCCCTGTGCAGAGCGCGGTCCACTCCCCAGCTTCCGTCCCCACCGCGGGGGCCGGGACCATTGCCCAGAGCCATCTCTGCGGCCCTGTCCACTTCCAGTCCCTCGTCTGTGTTCGCGCCCACAGCGGTGCCCAAGTCCGGAGCCACGGCCCTGTCCGCTCCCGAGACAGCAATCAGAGCCCTGCTTGAGTTCAAAGCCACACCCATCCCCGCGTCCCTGTCCGGTGCGCTGTGACCCCCCGCAGCCACTCCCGCGCTCCAGGTCCTGCGAACGCGGGGTGCCCTGCACACTGGGTGAGCCAATCCCGCTGCCGGCGCCCTGCCCTAGCCCAGAGCCCTGCGGTGGCCCTGGACGctgccccagcccctgctccTGCCCAGCTCCCAGGCCCTGCTCTGGAGACCTGGGCTGCCGAGAGTCCAGCCCCTGCCACCTGGACACTGAGGCCCCCGGTTGTGCGAGTTATGACCAATGGCATGATAGTGGCTCCAGCTGTGGTCCTTGTGAAGTGTTTCCAGAGCCTCGGGGGTCGGGTGCTTGTGGAGAGCAAGGGGGTGCTGGTGTTGGCACAAAAGGTGGCTCCTATTCTGGAATAAAGGAAGCCTACTTTTAA